In a single window of the Corvus hawaiiensis isolate bCorHaw1 chromosome 19, bCorHaw1.pri.cur, whole genome shotgun sequence genome:
- the CASKIN2 gene encoding caskin-2 isoform X5 — MGREQELIQAVKNGDVPGVQKLVAKIKASKSKLLGSAKRLNVNYQDADGFSALHHAALGGSLDLILLLLEAQATVDIKDSNGMRPLHYAAWQGRVEPVRVLLRAAASVNMASLDGQIPLHLSAQYGHYEVSEMLLQHQSNPCLINKAKKTPLDLACEFGRLKVAQLLLNSHLCVALLEGQSKDATDPNYTTPLHLAAKNGHKEIIRQLLKAGIEINKQTKTGTALHEAALYGKTEVVRLLLEGGVDVNIRNTYNQTALDIVNQFTTSHASKDIKQLLREASGILKVRALKDFWNLHDPTALNVRAGDIITVLEQHPDGRWKGHIHDAQKGTDRVGYFPPSIAEVISKRTAGDRNSVGSEGSIGSIRSAGSGQSTEGTNGQSTSILIENARPLPSTGDDLQQHLLGSEPHNGTSPAGPQGLQTPGSCPPGDRLFSHQFLRPEQLLEGKDAEAIYNWLREFQLESYTVNFLNAGYDVPTISRMTPEDLTAIGVTKPGHRKKISTEIGQLSIAEWLPNYIPADLMDWLSAIGLPQYHKKLVNNGYDSITIVTDLTWEDLQEIGINKLGHQKKIMLAVKKLRDLRKSLNQAEATLARRKVPGSLDIVTIESLENGECQSPHTPKMTTFQDSELSYELQTAMSNSCHETLGIKSSQGMSRSQESIGVRSRGSGHSQDNVLSRRLSSPSQESLGSGESSSSSGQSCAPPRSKESPVSLQGRPSPEPYGKLLSPEGLNGFANGGGGSPLKERNLPEGTDQYSRPVAQKGAGTPAVTPCTPPQTPSKGTAPYVFMYPHVSLKSPTVPSVLGAEQPKALAHPYPSVSPGQKSSLQTSAQKGFSYLHSQCGPTEPPTTAPVAGDQHNGGEGLKHKKRSHSLNRYALSDGEHEEEEGAPSSTLGSYATLTRRPGRSQMPRACLQADAKVTRSQSFAIRAKRKGPPPPPPKRLSSVSSALAAEADGEQPPNPERQPAAPQDTVDTGNTPSDAGRGRTVKSLAAALEGTPDASPSKPLLAPKPLHLTQDCLPRADVGEESHNGGDTSSATLPDGSRDPFESGKPRRRTVSEPSAPMTEVAVQGEREDACSDTEEEAKPGVSSSSSQNSSSECIPFAEEGNLTIKQRPKPSGHPKADTAVLDTEPGSQPAEPQGKEPAAPAVTKEPPVLEFNLTESDTVKRRPRFREREPLQAVLKAFSMAGQAEAGGTPTPQYAQAQAVSIAGPPAPAARPAPAGDAFDDDSVEFRIAEIEKSILSLEKGMKKAPSPTKTPSPTELVGTAVVRTPTPDVPAKHTSVASTKLVFSGPKTIYQQVLQPSRHTVAPWAATEAVPDVIGSLPTPGSLTLETGSKVSAKPLAAAPGATLAQQRLEQTNSSLAATLQAAEKKITVEEAESHPGTAHSAKNILEDISNMFDDLADQLDAMLD; from the exons agctcctgggatCTGCCAAGCGCCTGAACGTGAACTACCAGGATGCGGACGG GTTCTCAGCGCTGCACCACGCAGCCCTGGGCGGCAGCCTGGACCTcatcttgctgctgctggaggcacaGGCCACCGTCGACATCAAGGACAGCAACG GGATGCGGCCCCTGCACTACGCAGCGTGGCAGGGCCGTGTGGAGCCCGTGCGGGTGCTGCTGCGTGCCGCCGCCTCCGTCAACATGGCCTCGCTGGACGGGCAGATCCCGCTGCACCTCTCGGCGCAGTATGGCCACTACGAGGTG TCGGAGATGTTGCTCCAGCACCAGTCCAACCCCTGCCTCATCAACAAGGCAAAGAAAACACCACTGGACTTGGCCTGCGAGTTTGGGCGGCTGAAG GtggcccagctgctgctgaacagcCATCTGTGTGTCGCCCTGCTGGAGGGACAATCCAAGGATGCCACTGACCCCAACTACACCACTCCACTTCACCTGGCAGCCAAGAACGGGCACAAGGAGATCATCAG gcagctgctgaaggCTGGGATTGAGATCAACAAGCAGACAAAGACAGGTACAGCCCTGCACGAGGCTGCGCTCTATGGCAAAACAGAGGTGGTGCGGCTCCTGCTGGAG GGCGGTGTCGATGTGAACATCAGGAACACCTACAATCAGACAGCGCTGGACATCGTCAACCAGTTTACCACCTCACACGCCAGCAAGGACATCAAACAGCTGCTGAGAG AGGCATCAGGAATCCTGAAGGTCCGAGCTTTGAAGGATTTTTGGAACCTCCATGACCCGACTGCTCTCAATGTCCGAGCAGGAGACATCATCACG GTCCTGGAACAGCATCCAGATGGCCGATGGAAGGGGCACATCCACGACGCTCAGAAAGGCACCGATCGGGTCGGGTACTTCCCCCCCTCCATTGCTGAAGTCATCAGCAAGCGGACAG CAGGAGACAGGAACAGCGTGGGCAGCGAGGGCAGCATTGGCAGCATCCGCAGCGCTGGCAGCGGCCAGAGCACCGAGGGCACCAATGGGCAGAGCACCAGCATCCTCATTGAGAATGCCAGG cctctgcCCTCCACTGGTGATGACCTTCAGCAACACCTTTTGGGATCAGAGCCACACAATGGGACCTCCCCGGCAG GGCCACAGGGCCTCCAGACCCCAGGCAGCTGCCCCCCTGGAGACAGGCTCTTCTCCCACCAGTTCTTGCGTCCTGAGCAGCTCCTCGAGGGGAAG GATGCAGAAGCCATTTACAACTGGCTGCGTGAGTTCCAGCTGGAGTCGTACACTGTCAACTTCCTCAATGCCGGCTACGACGTCCCCACCATCAGCCGCATGACCCCGGAG GATCTGACAGCCATTGGCGTGACCAAACCAGGCCACAGGAAGAAGATCTCCACGGAAATTGGGCAGCTTAGCATCGCTGAGTGGCTGCCCAACTACATCCCG GCTGACCTGATGGACTGGCTCAGTGCCATTGGGTTGCCTCAGTACCACAAAAAGCTGGTGAACAACGGCTATGACTCCATCACCATCGTGACGGACCTGACGTGGGAGGATCTGCAAGAGATTGGCATCAACAAGCTGG GCCACCAGAAGAAGATCATGTTGGCTGTCAAGAAGCTCAGAGACCTCCGCAAAAGCCTCAACCAAGCAGAAGCAACTCTGGCAAGACGCAAAGTCCCCGGTTCCCTGGACATTGTCACCATCGAGTCGCTGGAGAATGGGGAGTGCCAGTCCCCACACACACCCAAAATGACAACCTTCCAGGACAGCGAGCTCAGCTACGAGCTCCAGACGGCCATGTCCAACAGCTGCCACGAGACACTCGGCATCAAGAGCAGCCAGGGAATGTCACGGAGCCAGGAGAGCATCGGGGTGCGGTCGCGGGgctcggggcactcgcaggaCAATGTGCTGTCCCGGcgcctctccagcccctcacagGAGAGCCTGGGCAGCGgcgagagcagcagcagcagtgggcagtCCTGTGCACCCCCCCGCAGCAAGGAGAGCCCGGTCAGCCTGCAGGGCcggcccagccctgagccctaCGGGAAGCTCCTGTCCCCTGAGGGGCTGAATGGCTTTGCCAATGGCGGCGGGGGCAGCCCTCTCAAGGAGAGGAACCTACCTGAAGGCACGGATCAGTACTCCCGGCCTGTGGCTCAGAAAGGAGCCGGGACTCCAGCAGTCACTCCCTGTACTCCTCCCCAGACTCCCAGCAAGGGAACAGCCCCCTACGTCTTCATGTACCCGCATGTCTCCCTGAAATCCCCAACAGTCCCGTCcgtcctgggagcagagcagcccaaGGCCCTGGCACACCCATACCCCTCCGTCTCCCCTGGACAGAAGAGCAGCCTGCAGACGTCAGCCCAAAAAGGCTTCTCTTACCTGCACAGCCAGTGCGGCCCCACGGAGCCGCCCACCACAGCCCCCGTGGCCGGGGACCAGCACAACGGGGGCGAAGGCTTGAAGCACAAGAAGCGCTCGCACAGCCTGAACCGCTACGCGCTGTCGGACGGGGAgcacgaggaggaggagggggcccCCAGCAGCACGCTGGGCTCCTACGCCACGCTGACGCGGCGGCCGGGCCGCAGCCAGATGCCGCGGGCCTGTCTGCAGGCGGATGCCAAGGTGACCCGCAGCCAGTCCTTCGCTATCCGGGCCAAGCGCAAGGgccctccgccgccgcctcccaAGCGCCTCAGCTCCGTGTCCAGTGCCCTCGCTGCCGAGGCAGATGGTGAGCAGCCCCCCAACCCCGAGCGGCAGCCCGCAGCCCCCCAGGATACAGTTGACACAGGTAACACCCCCAGTGATGCCGGCCGTGGCAGGACAGTGAAGAGCCTGGCAGCTGCGCTGGAGGGAACACCAGATGCAAGTCCATCCAAGCCCCTCCTAGCCCCAAAACCGCTGCACCTGACTCAGGACTGTCTCCCCCGGGCAGATGTGGGTGAGGAGTCCCACAATGGCGGTGACACCAGCAGTGCCACGCTTCCCGATGGCAGCAGGGACCCCTTTGAGAGCGGCAAGCCACGGAGACGGACAGTGAGCGAGCCCAGCGCTCCTATGACAGAGGTGGCTGTGCAGGGTGAGCGGGAGGATGCCTGCTCGGACACAGAGGAGGAGGCCAAGCCGGGGGTGTCCTCTTCATCGTCCCAGAACAGCTCCAGTGAGTGCATCCCCTTTGCAGAAGAAGGCAATTTAACCATCAAACAGCGGCCAAAGCCCAGTGGGCATCCCAAGGCCGACACGGCCGTGCTGGACACAGAGCCTGGTTCCcagccagcagagccccaggggaaggagccagcaGCCCCCGCTGTGACCAAGGAGCCACCCGTGCTGGAGTTCAACCTCACTGAGTCGGACACGGTGAAGCGCCGGCCGCGCTTCAGGGAGCGGGAGCCGCTGCAGGCGGTGCTGAAGGCGTTCAGCATGGCAGGGCAGGCGGAGGCGGGGGGCACCCCCACACCCCAGTATGCCCAGGCCCAAGCTGTGAGCATAGCGGGCCCCCCAGCACCGGCAGCACGGCCCGCGCCAGCTGGGGATGCCTTTGATGATGATAGTGTGGAGTTCAGGATTGCTGAGATAGAGAAAAGCATCTTGTCGCTGGAGAAAGGGATGAAGAAGGCCCCGAGCCCCACCAaaacccccagccccacagagctggTCGGCACGGCCGTGGTGAGGACACCCACTCCAG ATGTCCCTGCCAAGCACACCTCCGTGGCATCCACTAAGCTCGTCTTCTCTGGACCCAAGACCATCTACCAGCAGGTCCTGCAGCCCTCCCGCCACACTGTTGCTCCCTGGGCGGCCACCGAGGCGGTGCCAGATGTGATTGGGTCCCTGCCCACTCCCGGCTCACTGACGCTGGAAACGGGCAGCAAGGTGTCAGCAAAGCCTTTGGCAGCTGCCCCAGGGGCCACCCTGGCCCAGCAGCGGCTGGAGCAGACCaactccagcctggctgccacactgcaggcagcagagaagaAGATCACAGTGGAGGAGGCAGAAAG CCACCCTGGGACTGCGCACTCAGCCAAGAACATCTTGGAAGACATCAGCAACATGTTCGACGACCTGGCCGACCAGCTGGATGCAATGCTGGACTGA